GAGCTTGCCGCTGAATTTGGCCCGGTGGAGCTTACCCGTCTCATCAAAGAAGTTCTCGCGGATGAAGGTGAGGGTTTTTTGAGCCCGGTCCAGATGAGCGGGATCACTGGTGGCCCGGTAGGCGGAAACACATGCGCTGGCGTAGAGAGCGGTTGATCCTGATGTCGACAGGTTTTCCACGAACGGTTTGTAGGGTTTTTCAGTCCGTAGTTTTGCGAGTTTCTTGGTAATGGATTCGAGCTTTTGGTTGAGAGTGGCTGGGTCCAGGCCTGTTTGTTGCACCAGCTCGGGCATGGCGACTTTCCATGTCAGGCTGTTTTTACGAAAATAGGAGCGATCCGGGTCGTCGACAAGCGGGATGTTTCCGAGGCCGCGGAGACCGAAGGCAACGTTGGCAATCTGGATTTCTTCTTTCGTCAGTGCGGATTCGAGTTCTTCCAGGGTCCAGATGCAAGGGTTGTCCTGTGATTTGTTAGGAGCGTAAACGATGCCCAGCAGGTAACCTCCATCGGGCAGGGCGAGGTTCTTTTCAGTGTATGCCAAAATGGATTCCGCAGCCTTCAGGTAGCTGATATTGCCAGTGGCTTGATAGAGCCCGTAGAGAGCATTCATGGAGAACGCTTGGCCCCGCAGTGTTTTGATGAATTGGGGCAGCGCACTTGTGGTTTTCTGGATGCCGGTAAAAATGCCACCGTCAAGGGGGTCTATGAGACCGTGGACGAGAATGTTATCCGCCGCCAGGGAAGCGATATTCAAATACTTTGCACTCTGCGAGTCCGATGAGTCGGGGTGATGTGCGGCTCTGACCAGGAGATTGATATAGCGGCCGGGAGAAAGGTTTCCAATGCCGTCAATTGACCCGGATGTGGGGTCAAAAAGTGACGCGACCTGTCTGATGGAACGCATGTTGAGACCCGTCGTGTCGCCCTCCATGGGTGGGGGGATGCTGGCCTCTATACGGCGTTTGAAGTCCTCCCGACTGTTTTTCAGCACATAATCCGGATCGTCGCGCCACACCTGATAGACAGTGTTGCTCATGCGCGAGATGAGTTCGTCGATGTCCCGGCTTGAGCCCGGGCCGACAGGGCTCCATGAAATGGGGTTGCCTTCGTATGAGAACCAGACGAGCATTGGTGTGGCAACCGGGGTGCGTGACCTCATGCATAATGCGGCGGTAAAAAACTCAATGTCAGGATGAATATTGCTGTCGATGAGGACATTGACATGGTGGTTGTTGAGCAGGTTGCAAGAAGCCGGGGATTGATTCAGCCGTTTGAGAATGCTCAGAGAGTTGGCATCGGTGCCTGAGCCGATCAGGGCAAAGATGGTTTTCCTTTCACTGGCGGCCTGTTGAAAGAGATTGGAGTTCCAAGCCTGCCAGTGGATGGGCGAGGTTGTCTGGCTGGCGAGGAAATTGCTTTGCTCCTTATCCAGGGTATTGCTGTGTATGACGGTTTCCTGGGTCGCTTCTGCGGTATCCACACCTGCTTTTTCCTGCTTGGGGCGGCAGGAATCCATGGTGAATACAAGAGCGACAGCCCCCATTGCTAGATTGAAAAAACGGAGGTTAAATGAGGGCAGGGGTATCTTCATGGTGACTGGATCAGCTGTCTATTCCCGGGCATACTAATTTGATCGGCAGAAGATGCACCAAAAAAAATGAATAGTTGCGCAAGTAATTACTTCGTATTTTATCAGGTCTGGAAGAGAAAATGCTTTTGTCCCGCCCGTGACTCGCTAGTCTGGTGCAGAGTTTGCCATCATCGTGATTACTATTGCCGTATCAAGCCAAAAAGGAGGAGTGGGGAAAACCACAGTTTCAATTAATCTTGCCCACTCTTTTGCAAGGAGTGGGCAGCGTACCCTGCTGGTGGATGCCGACCCGCAGGGCTCGGTGGGGTTGTCACTGACACGCCAGTCCCGTTCGCTGAGCGGGTTTTATGATGCCATAGCCGATTCAAATTTTCCCCTGCAGCAACTGATTGTCCCCACGCGCCTGGAGACACTGAGTATTGTGCCCGCGGGGCAATGCAGTGATTATGAGCTTGGGGGAGGTGCGATGGGTGTCTCATTACATCGTGTACGCACCTTTTTCAAGATGGCAGAATCCCAGGGGTACGATATCTGTATCATTGACACGGCGGCAGGATTGTTTGGAGTGACAGCTGATGTGCTGTCGGCCTGTGACTCGGTGGTGGTACCGCAGCAGGCCGAGCCGCTTGGGGTGAGATCCGTGCCCAAAATGCTGGAGGCACTGACCAGGATGCGGGTGGTAAACCCCAGACTGAACGTTCTGGGGGTGGTGATGACCATGGTGCAGAACCGCCTGGCAGAAAGCCTGGAAGCCGTTCAAGCCCTGAGAAACCTTTTACCCCCAAACATGGTCATGCGCAATGTGATTCCCCGTGATGACCTGTTTGTGCGGGCTAGCGCAAAGGGGTTACCGGTCGGTGTCATGGAGGAGGGCGCGGGTGTGCTCGCTGTGTTTGACAGCCTTCGTTCGGAAATTGAAATCAAACTGGATACTTACTCTCAATAAGCAATAATCATGGACCCTGTGCAATCATGGCTGGATGCGAAGGAGGTTCGCCGTATGGCGGAGAGCCTCATGGCGCCCCCTCCCGAGGTTGATAAATCCGCAGTTGATGCAGGTTATGGTGATGACTTTGAGGGCTTTGCCGAACTGGTCAGCAGCGATGGTCGATCATCATCCGGGCAGGGGGAGCTGGTGCCACGCCCGGACGGTCGACCACACGCTCAGAAGCAATTCGTCAATCCGTCCATGGCTAACCCGGCTTCCAACCAGCAACATCGGCACCCGACCGCTGCTGAGGTGCCTGCCTCTGGGGAAGAGCCGGGTATATCACGACGCGTCGCAGCGGGTAGTGCTCTTGCCGATGCCCGGCGACTGGCCGAAGGCAGTGGTATGCTGGCTTCCGGAGAGCCCGTGGCCCAGCCTGCGCCAGCATCGGTCGAGTCATCGCAACTCGACTCACCATTTAAAGTGTCTGCTGACCAGCATCAAAGTGTTACTGACCCCCTGGGTCGACAAGTTACCCCAGCGGTTGATTCGCAAACCACGCCGTCGGCACCGCCTGCACCATCGAAGCCGAAGGTATCCACGTTTCAACCTGATATCGAGGCTGCACCGCAAGCGCCTGTTGTCCCGACTGAAGCTATTGCCCCCGACAAGCCTGGGTCCTTGGAGTCCGGCGGGCAAAACAGAGGGGATGACCGGGGGCGGGCGCGTGGCCCCTTTCTTTCCAGGCTCCAGCAGTTTAGCGAGATTATCCGCAGGGATCTTGATGCAAAGGCCATGTTTTTGATAGATAACGAGGGTCAGATACTGCTCGACGAGGTCGAAAACCCCAAGCTCATCCAGGTGGCCAGGACCTTGGCCAATGCATCCTACCGGGCCAGCCGTCAAACCGCCGGGGTGGCGGCGGTGGGTAACCTCCATGTCAAGATTGGTGCCAGTGCCACCTTGGAGGTCATTCCGGTGGAAAGCCATTACGGTTTATTGATTCTGGGTGTTATTTTCCCGGCCCCCCTCGGCGCGGAGCGGGTGAGGCAAGTGGCGGAGGTTCTCCACAAAACAGTGGAGCCGCGCCTTTAGCTTGCCCCCAGCCAGATTTGCGAAAACAGACACCTCACTGGGGAAATCACCTCACTCTTCTGGCTCGCCAAGTGGGGTTCCATGTGTTTTGCATAGCTTCCACATCACGGGATGTTTCTGTCCAGGTATAACGTCATATCCATCAACCATCATGTATCCAGAACTCTATAAGAACAAACTTCAGGGAATCCTTTCCGAGATTGATCAAGCCGGTCTTTATAAACGCGAACGCGTTTTGGCTTCTACCCAGAATGCGTCAGTCACTCTTGAGGATGGCCGCGAAGTGATCATCATGTGCGCTAACAACTACCTCGGTCTGGCCGATCACCCGGAGGTCATGGCTGCTGCCGAAGAAGCTATCAAGAAGTGGGGTTTCGGGATGGCATCCGTCCGTTTTATTTGCGGCACGCAGACGCTGCACAAACAGCTTGAAGAACGTATTGCCCGGTTTCTGGGGACCGAGGATACCATCCTCTACACCTCCTGTTTTGATGCCAACGGCGGATTGTTCGAGGTGTTGTTAGGGCCCGACGATGCCATTATCTCAGATCAGCTGAATCATGCCTCCATCATCGACGGTGTCCGTCTCAGTAAGGCACGTCGTTATCGTTATGCCAACAATGACATGGCGGACCTTGAAGCCCAGCTCCAGCTTGCTGATGCTGAGGCCGGGCCGAATGGCGGACAAAAACTCATTGCGACCGACGGCGTGTTTTCCATGGATGGTGTGATAGCCAATCTCAAGGGCGTGTGTGATCTCGCTGAAAAATACAACGCCATGGTGATGGTGGACGATTCCCACGCCTCCGGATTTATGGGAAAAACAGGCAGGGGAACCCCCGAATACTATGGCGTCATGGAGCGCGTGGATATAGTGACCTCCACGTTCGGTAAGGCACTTGGTGGGGCATCCGGAGGGTTTACCTCAGGAAAAAAGGAAATCATCGACCTGCTGCGCCAGCGGAGTCGACCATACCTGTTCTCCAACAGCGTGGCTCCCGCGATAGTGGCGGCCACCATGAAAGTGATCGATATGCTTGAAGCTTCGACGGAATTGCGTGATCGACTGGAGGATAACACCAGCTACTTCCGCAATGCCATGGAGCAGACGGGTTTTGAAATTGGCGGCAAGGATCACCCGATTACGCCGGTGATGTTAGGTGATGCGGCATTGTCCCAGGTGTTTTCTAACAATCTCCTTGACCATGGGGTCTACGCGGTCGGATTTTTCTTCCCAGTGGTTCCGCGTGACAAGGCCCGTATCCGGACCCAGATATCCGCAGCACACACCAAGGAGCAGCTCGATAAGGCGATCGATGCCTTTGTCTCAGTCAAGGGGGAGCTTGGTATCTAACATAAACGATTGTCGGGATGCCAGTTTTGGATACTCTGATCTATTGGCGGGATAAACATGCCCGCACGGGTTTTGAGAATATGGCGGTTGACCAATTGCTCCTGGAGCGCCTTGGGGATCATCCTGTCCTGAGAGTGTATCATTGGAGTGAGCCAACGGTTAGTTTTGGATATTTCCTGGCGTTGAAGGATGCGCAATCGGCATTTCCCTCCTCCGGGTCATGTCCGCTGACCTATGTGAGGCGCTGGACGGGTGGGGGGATCGTTGACCATAGGATCGATGTCACCTACACACTGGCGATCCCCCGGGGACATGCCTTGTCTGCCGCGCGGGGGGCTGAGAGTTACCGTGTGATTCATCAAGCGTTGGAAAGCACCTTGAAACAGCTCCATGAACCGGTCCGGTTGACGGCTGTGGATGGCGGCGACGGGGGGCTGGCCTGTTTTACGAATCCGGTTGCATATGATCTGATCAATCACCAGGGGGAAAAAATCGCGGGAGCGGGACAGCGGCGCACTCGTTACGGGCTGTTGCACCAGGGGAGTCTGATTACCCAGGTCGAGCCAGACGCCCTTGGTCGCGGCTTGGCGCAGTGTCTGGCCAGGCAGACCGATGACTTTTTGCCAGATCCATCATTTGATGAAGACACCAAGGTCCTCGCGTCAGAACGTTATGCCTCTGATGCGTGGCTGGCACAAAAATAGCGGGGTGTCCGGACAGCGTTTAGCGGGCTACTCCATGGTGTCGTCGTCCGTGCCATCGACCTCTTCCTGGGTCCCGGACGCATCGGGAGATGTCTCGTCAGCGGGACTATCCGATGTTTTTTTCTGGGCGGGCACGTCTTTGTCACCACCCATGAGTTTGGTTGGAAGGAACTCTCCCGTACGCAGGTTGTGGCGCAGT
The sequence above is drawn from the Akkermansiaceae bacterium genome and encodes:
- a CDS encoding glycine C-acetyltransferase, coding for MYPELYKNKLQGILSEIDQAGLYKRERVLASTQNASVTLEDGREVIIMCANNYLGLADHPEVMAAAEEAIKKWGFGMASVRFICGTQTLHKQLEERIARFLGTEDTILYTSCFDANGGLFEVLLGPDDAIISDQLNHASIIDGVRLSKARRYRYANNDMADLEAQLQLADAEAGPNGGQKLIATDGVFSMDGVIANLKGVCDLAEKYNAMVMVDDSHASGFMGKTGRGTPEYYGVMERVDIVTSTFGKALGGASGGFTSGKKEIIDLLRQRSRPYLFSNSVAPAIVAATMKVIDMLEASTELRDRLEDNTSYFRNAMEQTGFEIGGKDHPITPVMLGDAALSQVFSNNLLDHGVYAVGFFFPVVPRDKARIRTQISAAHTKEQLDKAIDAFVSVKGELGI
- a CDS encoding ParA family protein yields the protein MIVITIAVSSQKGGVGKTTVSINLAHSFARSGQRTLLVDADPQGSVGLSLTRQSRSLSGFYDAIADSNFPLQQLIVPTRLETLSIVPAGQCSDYELGGGAMGVSLHRVRTFFKMAESQGYDICIIDTAAGLFGVTADVLSACDSVVVPQQAEPLGVRSVPKMLEALTRMRVVNPRLNVLGVVMTMVQNRLAESLEAVQALRNLLPPNMVMRNVIPRDDLFVRASAKGLPVGVMEEGAGVLAVFDSLRSEIEIKLDTYSQ
- a CDS encoding thioredoxin domain-containing protein, with amino-acid sequence MKIPLPSFNLRFFNLAMGAVALVFTMDSCRPKQEKAGVDTAEATQETVIHSNTLDKEQSNFLASQTTSPIHWQAWNSNLFQQAASERKTIFALIGSGTDANSLSILKRLNQSPASCNLLNNHHVNVLIDSNIHPDIEFFTAALCMRSRTPVATPMLVWFSYEGNPISWSPVGPGSSRDIDELISRMSNTVYQVWRDDPDYVLKNSREDFKRRIEASIPPPMEGDTTGLNMRSIRQVASLFDPTSGSIDGIGNLSPGRYINLLVRAAHHPDSSDSQSAKYLNIASLAADNILVHGLIDPLDGGIFTGIQKTTSALPQFIKTLRGQAFSMNALYGLYQATGNISYLKAAESILAYTEKNLALPDGGYLLGIVYAPNKSQDNPCIWTLEELESALTKEEIQIANVAFGLRGLGNIPLVDDPDRSYFRKNSLTWKVAMPELVQQTGLDPATLNQKLESITKKLAKLRTEKPYKPFVENLSTSGSTALYASACVSAYRATSDPAHLDRAQKTLTFIRENFFDETGKLHRAKFSGKLNDHPATGADLTLVSQAALDLHEVTLDPAWLKFAYELHQSMTTMLANPDTHYINEYNGANYPQAYQTEMYITLSALNNDSTWSLAYANAKRLSLRLADEAMTKQAKALEKVLLRSSSSAPIASIDFLTAESMINRTCVYFKAPVAPGLLAAACKKSCQIIAITDDGSYPALGTDAGQLPAGTATVVSHGKVIGTASSATELDSMVK